Proteins found in one Polyodon spathula isolate WHYD16114869_AA chromosome 10, ASM1765450v1, whole genome shotgun sequence genomic segment:
- the LOC121321559 gene encoding melanoregulin-like codes for MGLKDFFRTVCCCGAYNKTKEKEPLLRNNHSVTTYSAESVALSDDEWNLWGSSHIESDDDRELYNLIVTRNQLQHDTEEWEKLNYDIHTLQQTHREVRGRWRKILEKLGFQKEVDSLLLVSKLSTLSDSENLSEAKEVLLKLSEETSLFPNGFGVQERYLFVLDRLVSLDAAEEFFKMAKKKYPKNSE; via the exons ATGGGTCTGAAGGACTTCTTTCGTACCGTCTGCTGTTGTGGTGCTTACAACAAAACGAAAGAGAAAGAACCTCTTTTAAG AAATAACCACAGTGTTACCACGTACAGTGCAGAATCAGTGGCCTTGAGCGATGATGAGTGGAACCTGTGGGGCTCCTCGCACATAGAGTCTGATGATGACAGAGAGCTGTACAACCTGATTGTGACGAGGAACCAGCTACAACATGACACAGAG gagtGGGAGAAACTTAATTACGACATTCACACCCTGCAGCAAACCCATCGAGAGGTGAGAGGCAGATGGAGAAAGATTTTAGAAAAATTAG GGTTTCAGAAGGAAGTGGATTCCTTGCTGTTGGTTAGCAAATTGAGTACATTGAGTGACTCTGAAAACCTCAGTGAAGCAAAGGAGGTTTTGTTAAAACTTTCAGAAGAGACCAGTTTATTTCCCAACGGTTTTGGAGTTCAGGAAAGGTATCTTTTTGTACTG GATCGTCTTGTATCCCTTGACGCTGCTGAAGAATTTttcaaaatggcaaaaaaaaaatatccaaagaaCTCGGAATAA
- the LOC121321558 gene encoding PGC-1 and ERR-induced regulator in muscle protein 1-like, translated as MERLSKGSFYSCQQIGQLEFQEVSELYTITVSNPLCKLHSGIQWKIRMVPYGMLLCPRVWRFLYYRMISGPSCGKSYSFATGGDSAGSELSYVFRSSGPEAFETEPSPPRSTAAFETQPSPPISTAAFETEPSPPRSTAAFETQPSPPISTAAFETEPPLPGSTAAFETEPSPPGSTAAFETEPCPPSSTAAFETEPSPPGSTAAFETEPSPPGSTAAFETEPSPPGSTAALSSE; from the exons ATGGAGAGACTATCAAAGGGATCTTTTTATTCTTGCCAGCAGATTGGCCAGTTGGAATTTCAGGAAGTCTCTGAACTGTACACTATTACAGTCTCTAACCCACTATGCAAACTGCACAGTGGGATCCAATGGAAAATAAGAATg GTTCCCTACGGCATGCTACTCTGCCCCCGGGTTTGGAGGTTCCTCTACTATCGCATGATTTCAGGTCCCAGCTGCGGCAAGAGCTATTCTTTCGCCACGGGAGGCGACTCTGCCGGGTCAGAGCTTTCTTATGTTTTCAGATCCTCTGGGCCAGAAGCCTTCGAGACGGAGCCCTCTCCTCCGCGTAGCACAGCAGCCTTCGAGACGCAGCCCTCTCCTCCGATTAGCACAGCAGCCTTCGAGACGGAGCCCTCTCCTCCACGTAGCACAGCAGCCTTCGAGACGCAGCCCTCTCCTCCGATTAGCACAGCAGCCTTCGAGACAGAGCCCCCTCTTCCAGGTAGCACAGCAGCCTTCGAGACGGAGCCCTCTCCTCCGGGTAGCACAGCGGCCTTCGAGACGGAGCCCTGTCCTCCAAGTAGCACAGCAGCCTTCGAGACGGAGCCCTCTCCTCCGGGTAGCACAGCAGCCTTCGAGACGGAGCCCTCTCCTCCGGGTAGCACAGCAGCCTTCGAGACGGAACCCTCTCCTCCGGGTAGCACAGCAGCCCTCTCCTCAGAGTAG